One window of Brachionichthys hirsutus isolate HB-005 chromosome 21, CSIRO-AGI_Bhir_v1, whole genome shotgun sequence genomic DNA carries:
- the cox19 gene encoding cytochrome c oxidase assembly protein COX19 encodes MSTAMNFGAKTFTPRAPDKGAFPLDHFGECKAFKDIFMTCLRDNKCDNSKCRLQSKKYLECRMDHQLMTKEPLEKLGFKDLMDPPPRTAE; translated from the exons ATGTCTACTGCTATGAACTTCGGGGCGAAGACTTTTACGCCTCGTGCTCCCGACAAAGGAGCTTTCCCTCTGGATCATTTCG GTGAGTGTAAAGCGTTCAAGGATATTTTTATGACGTGCCTGAGAGACAACAAGTGCGACAACTCCAAGTGCCGACTGCAGTCCAAAAAATATCTGGAATGCCGCATGGACCA TCAGCTGATGACTAAGGAGCCTCTTGAGAAGCTGGGATTCAAGGACCTAATGGATCCTCCTCCCAGAACTGCagagtga